In Burkholderiales bacterium, the DNA window GGCGCCGACCGCTGCCGATCTGTGGATCGTGAGCCAGTTGCAGCGGGCGGAAGCGGAGGTGGAGCGCGGCTTCGCCGAATACCGTTTCGACAACGTGGCGCGAACGCTCTACGAACTGGTGTGGAACGAGTACTGCGACTGGTACGTCGAGCTGGCGAAGGTCCAGTTGCAATACGGAGGCGAGGCGATGCAGCGCGCCACCCGGCGCACGCTGCTGCGCGTGCTCGAGGCGATCCTGCGCCTGGCCCATCCGATCATCCCCTTCATCACCGAAGAGCTGTGGCAGAAGGTGGCGCCGCTCGCCGGCAAGTCCGGCAAGACCGTCATGCTGGCGCCTTATCCGAAGAGCGATCCGGCGCGGATCGACGAGGCGGCAGAGAAGGAAATTGCCGAGCTGAAGGCGCTCGTCACCGCCTGTCGCGCGCTGCGCACGGAAATGAACATCGGTCCCGCCGAGCGCGTGCCGCTGCTCATCGCGGGCGACACGGCCGCCGTGACGCGCCGCGCGGCCTATCTGCAGTCGCTCGCGCGGCTTTCCGAGGTGATCCACGTGGAAGGCGATCTGCCCAGGGCCGAGGCGCCGGTCTCGGTGGTCGGCGACTTCAAGCTCATGCTCAAGATCGAAGTCGACGTCGCCGCCGAGCGCGAGCGGCTGGGCAAGGAAGTGGCACGGCTGGAGGCAGAGATCGGCAAGGCAAAGGCCAAGCTCGGCAACACGTCGTTCGTCGAGCGCGCCCCGGCCGCCGTCGTCGAGCAGGAACGGCTGCGCCTCGCGAACTTCACCACCACCCTCGAAAAGATCCGCGACCAGCTCGCCCGTCTGCGCTAAGGCCACAAGCGAACCACCAAGGGCACCAAGAGAATCATGACGCAACAAGAACCCCCGCTCTCAGATGGGGAAGGCGTGCCTCATCCAATCAGCCCGGAACTGGATGCGACTGCCAGGCAGATTGTCGATGCTGGGTTCAAGGTCCCCAGAGCCCTCGGGCCCGGGTTGCTCGAGTCGGTCTACGAGTCCTGCCTTTGTCGCGAACTTTTACTCCGGGGTCTGAAGTTCGCCCGGCAGCATCCCGTACAGGAGCTCAAGGCGATAGATCGGTTCCAACCTATTCACGAAGCTCAGCTCCTCACGTACCTCAAGCTTTCTCACTGTCGAGTGGGATTGCTCATGAATTTCAATGTGCGGCTCTTCAAAGAGGGCGTCCGCCGACTTGTCCTTTAGTTCTCCGAATCCGGTTTTCTTGGTGCCCTTGGTGTCCTTGGTGCTTCGTTCGTGTGTTTAGAGCGCTAGCGCACCGGAACTTCAGGCGGTTCTTCGTGAGCCAGGCGATCTCGATTCTCGGCACCTGGCTGCAGCAGATCGCGCTGGCTTGGCTGGTCTACCGCACCACCGGCTCGGCGTTTCTGCTCGGAGTGGTCACCTTCGCCAACCAGGGCCCGATCCTGGTCATCGCGCCGATCTCGGGCTTGCTCGCGGACCGCTTCGACCGGCGGCGGCTGCTGATCTTCACGCAGAGCCTGGCGGCGGTGCAGGCGGCGCTGCTCGCCGCGCTGACGCTGAGCGGCCTGATTCAACCCTGGCACATCGTGACGCTCGCGATCCTCTACGGGATCGCGATGGGGCTCGACGCGCCGGTCCGGCATTCGCTGTTCGTCGAGATGCTCGCGGACCGGGAGGACCTTCCGAACGCGATCGCGTTGAACTCTTTCCTGATGAACGCCGCGCGCCTGGTCGGTCCTTCGATCGCCGGAGTGGCGCTGCTGTTCGTGAGCGAAGGTACGTGCTTCGCGCTCAATGCCCTGTCCTACCTCGCGGTGCTCTGGGTCGCCCGCACGCTGCCGGCGCCGAAACGCGCTTCCATCGGGCCAATCGCCGGCTACGCGGCGGCGCTGAAGGAAGCCGCGGCCTACGCCTGGCACGAGAAGACGATCCGGTATCTTCTGGCCATCGTCGCTTCGACCGCGTTCTTCGCGTCGTCGTACATGGTGCTCATGCCGGTGTTCGCCAAGGACATCTTCGGCGGGGGATCGGACACCCTCGGATTTCTGGTGGGAGCGGCGGGCCTCGGCGCGGTGGCCGGTACCGGCTATCTCGCCGCCCGCGGCAACCCCGCGGCGCTTTCGCGTCGGCTCGTGTTCACGAGCGCGATGGCCGGGCTGGCGCTCGCGGCGGTGGGTCTGACGAGCCAGTTCTGGCTGGCGCTGCCGCTGATGGCCTGCGTGGGCTTCGGCATCATCGTCACCGCCGCCTCCAGCAACATGATCCTGCAGTCCATGGTGCCGGACGCCAAGCGCGGCCGGATCGTGAGCTTCTATGCCGCGGCGTTTCTCGGCGTCATGCCGCTGGGCGGACTCGCCGCCGGCGCGCTCGCCAGTCAGGTCGGTGCGCCGGCGACCGCGATCTCCTTCGGGGCTTGCTGCTTTCTCTCCGGGGTGCTTCTCGGCGGACGGCTACGGAAGATCTGAAATAGTCTGAAATAGGGTCAGACTCGATTTAAGCGTCCTTTC includes these proteins:
- a CDS encoding MFS transporter is translated as MFRALAHRNFRRFFVSQAISILGTWLQQIALAWLVYRTTGSAFLLGVVTFANQGPILVIAPISGLLADRFDRRRLLIFTQSLAAVQAALLAALTLSGLIQPWHIVTLAILYGIAMGLDAPVRHSLFVEMLADREDLPNAIALNSFLMNAARLVGPSIAGVALLFVSEGTCFALNALSYLAVLWVARTLPAPKRASIGPIAGYAAALKEAAAYAWHEKTIRYLLAIVASTAFFASSYMVLMPVFAKDIFGGGSDTLGFLVGAAGLGAVAGTGYLAARGNPAALSRRLVFTSAMAGLALAAVGLTSQFWLALPLMACVGFGIIVTAASSNMILQSMVPDAKRGRIVSFYAAAFLGVMPLGGLAAGALASQVGAPATAISFGACCFLSGVLLGGRLRKI